Proteins encoded together in one uncultured Desulfosarcina sp. window:
- a CDS encoding LuxR C-terminal-related transcriptional regulator, producing MQPKIVPKRFEEEPPLFEPKADYSQIGLVGHNLFQNKLLQAMLASELGGAHQVDVAAANRGGEDAAECPSWDLVLWDGYGLNLEEMNIKLRLGDAPDPIEQAVALFNVDPDVGAAFERQVVERCMRGIFYLDEPLDRFIKGVKAILQGELWFSRKITSKILMDTHYRRSSIAAAEAMLTAREKEILIAIASGASNGDIAAECFISPNTVKTHLYNIYKKIGVKNRLEATLWVARYL from the coding sequence ATGCAGCCCAAAATCGTACCCAAGCGTTTCGAAGAGGAACCGCCACTCTTCGAACCGAAAGCGGATTATTCTCAGATCGGATTGGTGGGCCATAACCTGTTTCAGAACAAACTGCTTCAAGCCATGTTGGCGTCCGAACTGGGCGGCGCGCATCAGGTTGATGTGGCAGCAGCCAATCGGGGTGGAGAGGATGCTGCCGAGTGTCCTTCGTGGGACCTGGTTTTATGGGACGGGTACGGCCTGAATCTCGAAGAGATGAATATCAAACTGCGCCTGGGCGATGCTCCCGATCCCATCGAGCAGGCCGTGGCCCTGTTCAATGTCGATCCCGATGTCGGGGCCGCCTTTGAGCGACAGGTGGTCGAGCGTTGCATGCGAGGTATCTTCTATCTCGATGAGCCGTTGGACCGATTCATAAAAGGAGTGAAGGCGATATTGCAGGGCGAACTCTGGTTTTCTCGCAAAATTACCTCCAAAATTCTCATGGACACCCATTATCGACGCTCCAGTATTGCGGCGGCCGAAGCCATGCTCACTGCCCGCGAAAAGGAAATATTGATTGCCATCGCCTCCGGTGCCAGCAACGGCGACATTGCCGCAGAATGCTTCATCAGCCCCAACACCGTCAAAACCCACCTGTACAACATCTATAAAAAAATTGGAGTGAAGAACCGCCTGGAAGCAACGTTGTGGGTGGCCCGCTACTTGTAG
- a CDS encoding DnaJ family domain-containing protein: MFSGFEKIIEARIKKAQDEGAFEDLPGSGQPLRLEDDRHIPEELRMAHKVLKNADCLPPEVQLRKEIRATEDLLAGMTDTAQKYRTIKKLNFLILKLNSSRDTHASFDVPQRYYGDLVERLESK; this comes from the coding sequence ATGTTTTCCGGTTTCGAAAAGATCATCGAGGCAAGGATCAAAAAGGCCCAGGACGAGGGGGCCTTTGAAGATCTTCCCGGCAGCGGTCAGCCGCTGCGACTGGAAGATGACCGGCACATTCCGGAGGAACTGCGGATGGCGCACAAGGTCCTGAAAAATGCCGACTGTCTGCCGCCGGAGGTCCAGCTTCGAAAAGAGATCCGGGCGACTGAGGATTTGCTGGCCGGAATGACCGACACGGCGCAGAAGTATCGTACCATCAAGAAGCTCAATTTTTTAATTTTAAAGCTCAATTCCTCTCGAGACACCCATGCGTCGTTCGATGTCCCCCAGCGGTATTACGGCGACCTGGTCGAACGCCTCGAGAGTAAGTAA
- the purD gene encoding phosphoribosylamine--glycine ligase — translation MKVLVVGGGGREHALVWKIAQSKRVKKIFCAPGNAGIADLAECVPIGAADIDQLLAFAQKEKIDLTVVGPEDPLSQGIVDRFEVAGLRIFGASQKAARVESSKSFAKAIMEKYGIPTAKGQTFTRLAPAQAYVKQMGAPLVVKADGLAAGKGVIVCSTEKMAMDALKQIMVDRDFGEAGNQVVVEECLVGEEASFLAFTDGKTVLPLPSSQDHKPVFDDDKGLNTGGMGAYSPAPVVDQYLHQRIMNEIMIPMVKGMVAEGCPYKGVLYAGLMIDRDKIKVLEFNGRFGDPEAQPLLVRLQDDIVPIMEAVIDERLDTCRLTIDPRASVCVVMASGGYPGKYKKGLEIKGIDAANRMRDVVVFHAGTSAEGKKVLSQGGRVLGVTALGPTVEDAIKKAYQAVAKIDWQGVHYRSDIGKKALVRMQTVPRVGIVMGSDSDLKVMEAALGVFKKFSIPIEMTVASAHRSPERAAAYAATAKERGLKAIIAGAGHAAHLAGVLAAHTTLPVIGVPIDSSCLQGMDALLATVQMPPGIPVATVSIGKPGAKNAAILAVQMMALSDESLADQLAAFKQEMAAEVEKKAEKLALYR, via the coding sequence ATGAAAGTGTTGGTTGTCGGCGGTGGGGGCAGGGAGCACGCTCTGGTCTGGAAAATCGCTCAAAGCAAACGGGTGAAGAAAATCTTCTGTGCACCCGGCAACGCGGGAATCGCCGACCTGGCCGAGTGCGTTCCCATTGGTGCCGCCGATATCGATCAGCTGTTGGCCTTTGCCCAGAAAGAGAAGATCGATCTCACCGTGGTGGGACCGGAGGATCCGTTGTCCCAAGGGATTGTCGATCGATTCGAAGTCGCCGGCCTGCGGATTTTCGGTGCCAGCCAAAAAGCGGCCCGGGTCGAATCCAGCAAGTCCTTTGCCAAGGCCATCATGGAAAAATACGGTATCCCGACGGCCAAAGGGCAGACGTTCACTCGCCTGGCCCCGGCCCAGGCCTATGTGAAGCAAATGGGCGCGCCCCTGGTGGTCAAGGCAGACGGCCTGGCAGCCGGAAAAGGCGTTATCGTCTGCAGTACCGAGAAGATGGCCATGGATGCCCTCAAGCAGATCATGGTGGACAGGGATTTCGGCGAAGCCGGCAACCAGGTCGTCGTGGAAGAGTGCCTGGTCGGGGAAGAAGCCTCTTTTCTGGCGTTTACAGACGGAAAAACCGTCCTGCCGCTGCCCTCCTCACAGGACCACAAACCCGTCTTCGATGACGACAAGGGGCTCAATACCGGCGGGATGGGGGCCTATTCGCCCGCGCCCGTGGTGGACCAATACCTGCATCAGCGCATCATGAACGAAATCATGATCCCCATGGTCAAGGGCATGGTCGCCGAAGGCTGCCCATACAAAGGCGTGTTGTACGCCGGACTGATGATCGACCGGGACAAGATCAAGGTCCTTGAGTTCAATGGCCGTTTCGGTGACCCGGAGGCGCAGCCGCTGCTGGTGCGATTGCAGGACGATATCGTTCCGATCATGGAAGCGGTGATCGACGAACGCCTGGACACTTGCCGTCTGACTATCGATCCGCGGGCCTCGGTGTGCGTGGTGATGGCTTCGGGCGGATATCCCGGAAAGTACAAAAAAGGTCTTGAAATCAAAGGCATCGATGCCGCCAACCGCATGCGGGACGTGGTCGTGTTTCATGCCGGCACCAGCGCCGAGGGGAAGAAAGTTCTCAGCCAGGGAGGACGGGTTTTAGGGGTTACGGCCTTGGGCCCCACGGTGGAGGACGCCATCAAAAAGGCTTACCAGGCCGTGGCCAAGATCGATTGGCAGGGCGTTCACTACCGCAGCGACATCGGCAAGAAAGCCCTGGTTCGCATGCAGACGGTGCCCCGGGTCGGGATTGTGATGGGCAGCGATTCGGACCTGAAGGTCATGGAAGCGGCCCTGGGGGTGTTCAAGAAATTTTCGATCCCCATCGAAATGACCGTTGCCTCCGCCCATCGCAGCCCGGAGCGGGCCGCCGCCTACGCCGCGACGGCCAAAGAGCGGGGACTGAAAGCGATTATCGCCGGGGCCGGCCATGCGGCCCATCTGGCCGGTGTTTTGGCGGCCCATACTACGCTTCCGGTGATCGGCGTTCCCATCGACTCTTCCTGCCTGCAGGGAATGGATGCCCTGCTGGCCACCGTGCAGATGCCGCCGGGCATTCCCGTGGCTACCGTGTCCATCGGAAAACCGGGAGCCAAAAACGCCGCGATTCTGGCCGTGCAGATGATGGCGCTAAGCGACGAATCACTGGCCGACCAGCTTGCGGCGTTTAAACAGGAGATGGCTGCCGAGGTTGAAAAGAAAGCTGAAAAACTCGCATTGTATCGATAG
- a CDS encoding VPLPA-CTERM sorting domain-containing protein, which produces MKAITAALFTLFLLVLVGPARACMVDPPQKDGMFQTSMDRFGKGGDSFDREIGAEFFHNPPWPSDDDEAFAEMGDGPWTRGGDWNRARFGAGNAGFYNGWWNSPSSFFALAFWQAAIADALNDFNWDCLENYDNVLIIVFGGYGHGDFDLNHLLAFFWRPMEPEPGPAVPLPGAAVLLGSGLATIIGLRRRSEHKQLC; this is translated from the coding sequence ATGAAAGCAATCACCGCAGCGTTATTCACCCTCTTTTTATTGGTGTTGGTCGGGCCTGCCCGGGCCTGCATGGTCGATCCACCCCAAAAGGACGGCATGTTCCAGACCTCAATGGATCGATTCGGCAAAGGCGGCGATTCGTTCGACCGGGAGATCGGAGCGGAATTTTTTCATAACCCGCCATGGCCTTCGGACGATGACGAGGCGTTTGCCGAAATGGGCGACGGACCTTGGACGCGAGGTGGGGATTGGAATAGGGCGAGGTTTGGCGCCGGGAACGCAGGATTTTATAACGGCTGGTGGAACAGTCCGTCCAGTTTTTTTGCCCTCGCGTTTTGGCAGGCGGCCATCGCCGATGCGCTAAACGATTTTAACTGGGATTGTCTGGAAAACTACGACAATGTTTTGATCATCGTTTTTGGGGGATATGGTCACGGCGATTTCGACCTGAATCATCTGCTGGCGTTTTTCTGGCGGCCAATGGAACCCGAGCCTGGTCCTGCCGTGCCCCTGCCGGGCGCCGCCGTCCTTCTGGGCAGTGGGCTGGCAACGATCATCGGGCTTCGCCGCCGATCCGAACACAAACAACTGTGTTAA
- a CDS encoding PilZ domain-containing protein produces the protein MEDRRQMRRFTLQLPCLIYDWNDVRDELLFEARTVNISTGGALVKTDRRLPVGMPVHFSLLIRRNRSDEEISTGGCVSLNGQVVRGDDAGLGVAFSEEYRIMRTSHLIGQCNAVSHWLRQTKTGEKAPLLINR, from the coding sequence ATGGAAGACCGCCGGCAAATGCGACGTTTCACCCTGCAACTCCCCTGCCTGATTTACGACTGGAACGATGTCCGTGACGAACTGCTGTTCGAAGCCCGGACCGTCAATATCAGTACCGGCGGCGCACTGGTAAAGACCGATCGGCGGTTGCCGGTTGGCATGCCGGTTCATTTCAGCCTCCTGATCCGCCGCAATCGGTCGGATGAAGAGATAAGCACGGGCGGCTGCGTCAGTTTGAACGGTCAGGTGGTACGTGGAGACGATGCCGGCCTGGGCGTAGCTTTCAGCGAAGAATACCGGATCATGCGCACCTCGCACCTGATTGGTCAATGTAATGCCGTTTCGCACTGGTTGCGGCAAACGAAGACCGGAGAAAAGGCACCTCTCTTGATCAATCGATGA
- a CDS encoding SHOCT domain-containing protein, with protein MLGKNKENDGLVKSVLLAYFILALHVLLIAGMAILVLFFRGVVNYMLWIVLGGIAVVGLSAFLFIRRMRAEGKSLREMLRNPVFSGRSVEVSLLGGMATVKLGEPAKPLAIGHDAPIDIPRLENPDAPRNPEISELAELARLLEKDLITVDEFNRAKRQLLKG; from the coding sequence ATGTTAGGCAAGAACAAAGAGAACGACGGTCTGGTCAAAAGTGTGCTGCTTGCATACTTTATCCTGGCATTGCATGTCCTGCTGATTGCCGGTATGGCGATCCTGGTACTTTTTTTTCGCGGTGTCGTCAACTATATGCTTTGGATTGTCCTTGGAGGGATCGCCGTTGTCGGCCTTTCCGCCTTTTTGTTTATCCGGCGCATGCGGGCTGAAGGAAAATCCCTTCGCGAAATGTTGAGAAATCCCGTGTTCAGCGGAAGATCGGTGGAGGTGAGCCTCTTGGGCGGCATGGCCACCGTTAAACTGGGAGAACCCGCAAAGCCCTTGGCCATCGGACACGATGCACCGATCGACATCCCCCGTCTTGAGAACCCGGATGCACCGCGCAATCCGGAAATTTCGGAACTGGCGGAATTGGCCCGCCTGCTGGAAAAAGATCTGATTACCGTCGACGAGTTCAACCGGGCCAAACGCCAGCTGCTGAAGGGCTGA
- a CDS encoding HDOD domain-containing protein, translated as MPPAAPQKIIHDEYESDSQGTRVRIRMTGNPVDVAEIIHRLAFFDTFTADEKRQIASEDARFRMYNPGEMLIRQGSNDQSLFIILSGTVAVTGSAGGTVLAVLRAGDIFGEMAFLTDTRRTANVVARDAVIALKLDKLLFEQLSAEVREKFKDKIIKKLVTRLETANKELTRLIAMAGNGPFEIPETLVAPARLTSAEPEAPVFESGRELIRKIISQTASLPAMPEVMIKVQKLIQHPATSPAQLAKVIETDPSMVAGILKVANSAYYGFRGKVSTIQHASSLFGTRRLAELITAMSAGGVLGKAMDGYGHKAGDMWRHSILVACTASEIAAIVSDDILDSAYMAGLLHDIGKIILDPYVRERKMLFDHYFSKYPEKTIQEAEGHILGFDHAVIAAILCEKWSLPKTIAFGIRNHHQPSSAGDHLLSHIVHLADYLSGQTDKEKEGKFPAKVLDPATRSIISLDPDALDTIVKKARQYTKSLTGRLAKR; from the coding sequence GTGCCGCCGGCTGCACCGCAAAAAATCATTCACGATGAATACGAATCCGACTCGCAGGGTACCAGGGTAAGAATCCGCATGACCGGTAATCCTGTAGATGTTGCGGAAATTATTCATCGGCTCGCTTTTTTCGATACGTTCACTGCGGACGAAAAGCGCCAAATTGCGTCCGAAGATGCCCGCTTCAGGATGTATAATCCGGGGGAGATGCTGATTCGTCAGGGTAGCAACGATCAGAGTCTGTTCATTATTCTTTCCGGGACCGTCGCGGTTACCGGTTCCGCCGGGGGGACCGTGTTGGCCGTTTTACGGGCCGGCGATATTTTCGGTGAAATGGCCTTTCTGACCGATACCCGGAGAACCGCCAATGTCGTTGCCAGGGATGCTGTGATTGCATTGAAGCTGGATAAATTGCTCTTCGAGCAGCTCTCCGCCGAAGTTCGCGAGAAATTCAAGGACAAGATCATCAAAAAGCTGGTCACGCGTCTGGAAACGGCCAATAAGGAGTTAACCCGGCTCATCGCCATGGCGGGCAACGGACCTTTCGAAATACCGGAAACCCTTGTCGCGCCCGCCCGTTTGACTTCAGCCGAACCCGAGGCCCCGGTGTTCGAATCCGGTCGGGAATTGATCCGCAAGATCATTTCGCAGACCGCCTCACTGCCGGCCATGCCCGAGGTGATGATCAAGGTCCAGAAGCTGATCCAGCATCCGGCCACCAGCCCGGCCCAACTGGCGAAGGTCATCGAGACCGACCCTTCCATGGTGGCCGGCATCCTGAAAGTCGCCAATTCCGCCTATTATGGATTCCGGGGCAAGGTATCGACCATCCAGCATGCTTCGTCCCTGTTCGGAACCCGACGGCTGGCCGAACTGATTACGGCCATGAGCGCCGGCGGGGTCCTGGGAAAAGCAATGGACGGCTACGGCCACAAAGCCGGCGACATGTGGCGCCATTCGATTCTTGTGGCTTGTACCGCCAGTGAAATTGCCGCGATCGTGTCCGACGACATCCTGGACAGCGCCTATATGGCCGGGCTGCTGCACGATATCGGCAAGATCATCCTGGATCCCTATGTGCGCGAACGGAAAATGCTGTTCGACCATTATTTTTCGAAATATCCGGAAAAAACGATCCAGGAGGCGGAAGGCCATATCCTGGGCTTCGATCACGCCGTCATCGCGGCGATTCTATGCGAAAAATGGAGCTTGCCGAAAACCATCGCTTTCGGTATCCGCAACCACCACCAACCATCGTCCGCCGGCGATCACCTTTTGTCCCATATCGTCCATTTGGCGGACTATCTCAGCGGCCAGACCGACAAGGAAAAGGAGGGCAAATTTCCCGCCAAGGTACTGGATCCCGCCACCCGGTCCATCATCTCTCTGGATCCGGACGCTCTGGACACGATTGTGAAAAAAGCCCGCCAGTATACGAAAAGCCTGACCGGGCGCCTGGCCAAGCGCTAA
- a CDS encoding bifunctional DNA primase/polymerase: protein MNSAGPKLRDFSLILLRGHSKKPVDKRWQRYCAKKSPLSPADLNGRNCGIACGPASGCLVLDIDNADAFTSTCEKNDWHVPETYTVETGSGGHHYYFQYPQDGQKYGNRTSKAMGFDVRGHGGQVVAPGSVHPDTGKKYKILNDRPMAKAPQWLLEFSKQKAKPKPSPKSNRTIRTDDIDRLPIKPETRSLIRNGAAKGQRSEAIFTVLGGLIFSGLSDSEIFSIFDQYPIGEKYRELNNGRERWLQPQIDKARSYFTDRAEDPIPQKREDKPESISDEQFLKDYRRIDEPDREQIRAAKAAVVRILNKKFSAILIDGRFLIIMEYVHPATGRDDISYLRKQDFLSRFENRTIITGFKKGKPTFSTWAQIWLKNPHRREYEGLVFDTRSDPKGYFNLYKQPELKTGPGTCELYLDHVHNIICGGCEELLNWVLDWMAYLVQNKGQDRPGTAIVMRGAQGTGKGTFVEPFGQIFGSHYLHVTQQTHFTGRFTEHFKNVILAFIDEALWAGDRKAEGHVKGLITEPTVLIEPKFVNPYPVKNHVCFIFASNNDRIVPVGMQERRFAILLVKIDRQCDYEYFSKIKKQMSTGGVADLARFLMARKITHNLREAPRTEEFFSQVLESMEVEQQFWFHLLHEGEILDPNEEGPNSGQQWPDVISRGGLYILYTRFCDRINVRNRLLAPTQFGRRIRELAETYGGPRKAFSVGGKRFKTYRLPPLDIARALFEEKIKYHINWDNDDEVPF from the coding sequence ATGAACAGCGCAGGCCCGAAGCTTAGAGATTTTTCTTTGATTTTGCTGAGAGGGCATAGCAAAAAGCCAGTTGATAAGAGATGGCAGCGATATTGTGCCAAAAAGAGCCCTTTATCCCCAGCGGATCTAAATGGCCGGAACTGCGGTATTGCCTGCGGGCCGGCATCCGGGTGCCTTGTCCTGGACATCGATAATGCCGATGCCTTCACCTCAACTTGTGAAAAAAACGACTGGCATGTACCGGAAACCTACACAGTTGAAACCGGCAGCGGTGGCCATCATTACTATTTCCAATATCCGCAAGATGGCCAAAAATACGGCAATCGGACAAGCAAGGCCATGGGGTTTGATGTCCGTGGCCATGGTGGCCAAGTGGTTGCCCCTGGATCAGTCCATCCCGATACCGGAAAAAAATATAAAATCTTGAATGACCGCCCGATGGCCAAAGCGCCTCAATGGTTGCTTGAGTTTTCCAAACAGAAAGCGAAACCGAAACCTTCCCCGAAGTCAAACCGAACCATTCGAACGGATGACATTGATCGATTGCCGATCAAACCCGAAACCAGGTCTTTGATTCGTAATGGTGCAGCCAAAGGCCAGCGATCCGAAGCCATATTCACCGTGTTGGGCGGTCTGATTTTTTCAGGCCTCTCCGATTCGGAAATCTTCTCAATCTTCGATCAGTATCCCATAGGTGAGAAATATAGGGAACTGAACAACGGCCGGGAGCGTTGGCTACAACCTCAGATAGACAAAGCGCGGAGTTACTTTACCGATAGGGCAGAGGACCCGATTCCACAGAAACGAGAAGACAAACCAGAATCCATTTCTGACGAGCAGTTCCTCAAGGATTATCGTAGGATCGATGAACCGGACCGGGAGCAGATCCGCGCGGCAAAGGCGGCAGTGGTCCGCATCCTCAATAAAAAATTTTCCGCAATCCTGATAGACGGTCGGTTCCTGATTATTATGGAATATGTCCATCCTGCGACCGGCCGGGACGATATCTCCTACCTGAGAAAACAGGATTTCCTCTCACGTTTCGAAAACCGAACCATCATTACCGGATTTAAGAAAGGCAAACCAACTTTTTCCACCTGGGCACAAATTTGGCTGAAAAACCCACATCGCCGCGAATATGAAGGACTGGTATTCGATACCCGAAGCGATCCGAAGGGATACTTCAATCTGTATAAACAACCAGAATTAAAAACCGGCCCGGGCACCTGCGAATTGTATCTTGATCATGTCCACAACATCATCTGTGGCGGCTGTGAAGAGCTTTTAAACTGGGTACTTGATTGGATGGCCTATCTTGTACAAAACAAAGGCCAGGATCGACCGGGAACGGCCATTGTAATGCGCGGAGCGCAGGGGACAGGAAAAGGAACCTTCGTAGAGCCATTCGGCCAGATATTTGGAAGCCATTATTTACACGTCACGCAACAGACACATTTTACCGGCCGTTTCACCGAACATTTTAAAAATGTCATCCTTGCCTTTATCGATGAGGCGCTATGGGCCGGTGACCGCAAAGCCGAGGGACATGTCAAGGGTTTAATTACCGAACCGACCGTATTGATCGAGCCAAAATTCGTCAATCCATATCCGGTGAAAAATCATGTCTGTTTTATCTTTGCATCGAATAACGACAGGATCGTACCGGTTGGCATGCAGGAACGACGTTTCGCTATATTGCTCGTCAAAATCGACCGGCAATGTGATTACGAGTACTTTTCCAAGATCAAGAAGCAGATGAGCACAGGCGGTGTTGCTGACTTGGCTCGTTTTCTGATGGCCCGGAAAATAACTCATAATTTACGTGAGGCACCTCGGACGGAGGAGTTTTTTTCTCAAGTCTTAGAAAGCATGGAGGTTGAACAGCAATTCTGGTTTCATCTCCTACACGAAGGCGAAATATTGGACCCTAATGAAGAGGGACCAAATTCCGGTCAGCAATGGCCAGATGTCATATCGAGGGGCGGTCTTTACATTCTTTATACTCGTTTTTGCGACCGCATTAATGTCCGAAACCGCTTGCTCGCACCCACACAATTCGGGAGGCGCATCCGGGAACTGGCCGAGACATATGGCGGGCCAAGAAAGGCCTTTTCCGTTGGTGGCAAGCGCTTCAAAACCTATCGTCTGCCACCTCTTGATATTGCCAGAGCGCTGTTTGAAGAGAAGATAAAATACCATATTAACTGGGATAATGATGATGAGGTGCCCTTTTGA
- a CDS encoding D-alanine--D-alanine ligase, whose translation MTAKKNIALIFGGISSERDVSLNSGRQVFDALDKSKYEVVIYDPQTDIPRLVNDADKIDCALIILHGPYGEDGTVQGLLDLLDIPYQGAGVLGSAVAMNKLLSKHLYERAGLLVPPYQLVRRGEAVDVSRIVEQLGLPVVVKPVETGSSVGMSIVRQAGGLAAAIEKALGHGVTAMIEAFIEGQEITCGVLGNETVEALPLIEIIPGENYEFFDYEAKYQPGATEEICPARIDESLTRKAQACAITAHKALYLQGYSRTDMILKDGDFHVLETNTIPGMTATSLYPQSARAAGLSFSQLLDRLIELGMAARRRQSTRG comes from the coding sequence ATGACTGCAAAAAAAAACATCGCTTTGATCTTCGGCGGCATTTCATCCGAAAGAGATGTATCCCTCAACAGCGGCAGGCAGGTTTTCGATGCCCTGGACAAGAGCAAATATGAGGTCGTGATCTACGACCCCCAAACGGATATCCCCCGGCTGGTAAACGATGCCGACAAGATCGACTGTGCGCTGATTATTCTGCACGGTCCCTACGGGGAGGACGGTACCGTGCAGGGTCTGCTGGATCTGCTGGACATTCCCTATCAGGGGGCCGGCGTTCTGGGCAGCGCCGTGGCCATGAATAAATTATTGTCCAAGCATCTTTACGAAAGGGCCGGGCTGCTTGTGCCGCCGTACCAACTGGTCCGACGGGGCGAGGCCGTCGACGTGAGCCGCATCGTCGAGCAGTTGGGCCTGCCCGTGGTGGTCAAGCCCGTGGAAACCGGATCCAGTGTGGGGATGTCCATCGTTCGGCAAGCCGGTGGTCTGGCCGCTGCGATCGAAAAGGCGTTGGGCCACGGCGTCACGGCCATGATCGAGGCCTTCATCGAAGGACAGGAAATCACCTGCGGGGTATTGGGCAATGAAACGGTTGAGGCGCTTCCGCTGATCGAGATCATTCCGGGAGAAAATTATGAGTTTTTCGATTATGAGGCCAAGTATCAGCCCGGCGCCACCGAGGAGATCTGCCCGGCGCGGATCGACGAGTCGTTGACCCGCAAGGCGCAGGCATGTGCCATCACCGCCCACAAGGCGCTTTATTTACAGGGCTACAGCCGAACGGATATGATTCTCAAGGACGGCGATTTCCACGTTCTGGAAACCAACACCATCCCGGGTATGACGGCCACCAGCCTGTATCCGCAGTCGGCCAGGGCGGCCGGTCTCTCCTTCAGCCAGTTGCTGGACCGGTTGATCGAGTTGGGCATGGCGGCGCGGCGGCGTCAATCGACCAGAGGATGA
- a CDS encoding helix-turn-helix domain-containing protein has protein sequence MAKQLSTRQTARLRAEMIMKVRCGMLTARQAAERLGVSRKTFYKWEQRGLSALLDSVTDQPPGRPAHPPDDHRQWLEKQLQDANRQIDLLNRKMALKDVLMDLKLPQIGSGRTKKK, from the coding sequence ATGGCCAAACAACTATCGACCCGCCAGACGGCGCGGCTCCGAGCCGAGATGATCATGAAGGTCCGTTGCGGCATGCTGACTGCCCGCCAGGCCGCCGAACGCCTGGGCGTCTCGCGCAAGACGTTCTACAAATGGGAGCAGCGGGGGCTGTCCGCCCTTTTGGACAGTGTGACCGACCAGCCCCCGGGAAGGCCTGCCCATCCTCCGGACGACCATCGCCAATGGCTGGAAAAGCAACTGCAGGACGCGAATCGGCAGATCGACTTGCTGAACCGGAAGATGGCGCTCAAGGATGTGCTGATGGACTTGAAGCTTCCCCAAATCGGCAGCGGGCGGACGAAAAAAAAATGA
- a CDS encoding transposase codes for MKTNQRTRRVFDPQQKITAVLSIWSERRTSAQVCQEMDISPTLLGQWQNLAIEGMLKALDPKKKDPLPPINQRLSRLIEKKLSEPGKLEKRLQSIQKAASAG; via the coding sequence ATGAAGACAAATCAACGAACCCGCAGAGTATTCGATCCACAACAGAAGATAACGGCCGTGCTGTCCATTTGGAGCGAGCGCCGCACCAGCGCCCAGGTATGTCAGGAAATGGACATCAGCCCGACGCTTTTGGGTCAGTGGCAGAATCTGGCGATCGAGGGCATGCTCAAGGCGCTGGACCCGAAAAAGAAAGATCCGCTGCCGCCGATCAACCAGCGGTTGTCTCGGTTGATCGAAAAGAAATTGAGCGAACCCGGCAAGCTGGAAAAACGCCTCCAATCGATCCAGAAGGCAGCGTCGGCCGGATAG
- a CDS encoding L-threonylcarbamoyladenylate synthase yields the protein MKRKLKNSHCIDRIVRINPSDPNKSDIQRAVGVLNRQGVLVFPTTGLYGLGADAFSPEAVSRVFAIKRRPQGMPLLVMVPDLDEMGQVVRRVPAFARPLMELWPGGITLIFEAGDGVPSVLTGGTGKIGIRIPAHPVAKDLVSKFGGPITATSANLSGGPAVSDLANLDPCIGGEVDLIVDAGVLAGGAGSTVLDATCRPPRMIREGAVSRQKIETVLRTRPV from the coding sequence TTGAAAAGAAAGCTGAAAAACTCGCATTGTATCGATAGGATCGTTCGGATCAACCCGTCCGATCCGAACAAAAGCGATATCCAGAGGGCAGTCGGCGTATTGAATCGGCAGGGGGTGCTGGTGTTTCCCACGACAGGTCTCTACGGTCTGGGTGCCGACGCGTTTTCCCCCGAGGCGGTAAGCCGCGTGTTCGCCATTAAACGACGGCCGCAAGGCATGCCGCTGTTGGTGATGGTGCCCGACCTGGACGAAATGGGCCAGGTGGTGCGACGTGTTCCCGCTTTTGCCCGGCCGCTGATGGAATTGTGGCCGGGGGGAATCACGTTGATATTCGAAGCCGGAGACGGGGTGCCGTCCGTTCTTACCGGCGGAACGGGAAAAATCGGTATCCGTATCCCGGCCCACCCGGTGGCCAAGGACCTGGTCTCAAAATTCGGCGGCCCCATTACCGCTACCAGCGCTAATTTGTCCGGCGGTCCGGCCGTATCCGACCTGGCAAACCTCGATCCTTGCATCGGCGGCGAGGTGGATCTGATCGTGGATGCCGGCGTTCTTGCCGGCGGAGCAGGGTCCACCGTGCTGGACGCCACCTGCCGGCCGCCGCGGATGATCCGGGAGGGCGCCGTTTCCAGGCAAAAGATCGAGACGGTACTGAGAACGAGGCCGGTCTGA